gGAGCAGGTAGAAGTGTGGCAATCTACAATATAACGATTGCTCGTGACTAATTCAATTCACATAATGTTTGGCTTTCGACCGATTCCCTAAAGCATATTAGCATGATTGCACCTGGTCGAGCGGTCAGTTATTTTTTAAGTAGGACAATGCCATAGGTTTTCTGGTCACAAGAAGTTCAATATATAGTGAAATGATTTGAGAGAAAAATCTCTTATTTTCCGAGGTTGCACCATAGTTATATGGCAATACCCTTTCTCGATTGTTCACATATTGGACAGAGGAGCTGTGAAGATGATTGTCAATtcttaattgaaccaattttcATCGCTGATTTTCAAAATCCAAACTAGATGTCGgagataatttgaattttattgaCTAAAGCGTTGTTGTCTTAAGGTGATGGCTACCGCAATGGGTACCATAATGTACTATGTCCGTGTTTCATTCAAGCGTCGATGGAAGTGGTTTTTATTTAAGTCAATGAGAGGATAATAtcaacaaaatttcaatttatgtaAAAACTCACGCAGCAACTAATGGCTGTGATAGAACGGTCCACAACAGATTGAATTTTGAGGATCACTCTGAACATGTAGTGGATATAGGGCAATGCGGCGCCCATGGTTTTAGGACAGTAATGTCCCAAACCAGTGGCCTgccggcctctctctctctctctccacagaGGAAACAGAGGTTTAATGCGTGTGTGAACATAAAGTCATATgaaaacaacataggaaaaaGGCCTTACGGATCACTGTGTCAGAGTGAAACATAAAGCACTTGAACGGAAAATGTGTGCGAAACCCTACACCCATCATTCGTCGTCTTCTTCAATGCTACGGTTTTCTCGGCTCCATTCCACGACCCTACCGCTTATCTGGATAAAGAAACTGCAATCTCTGTGAAATGCTCTGCTCCAAGCTGTGATCCCAAGCTTAGTTCCAACCGACTTTCATTTTTTCCAGATTATTTCTTTCGTAAAATCTTaagttttatgaaaattttctccaGAAATGTCGGTTCAATCACTCTGATGTTGATGGAGAAATTTTGTACGGATACTGggttaaaacattaaaataaagaattcaaaaactacttccgcatgtatcaataaaaaaattcctccAAAGTGGGGTTTGCAATTCAGGATACAATTTCAGGAAGATTTCCATGGTGGGTTCCATTTTTGTATGGCTGGATTTATGAAGATCTGGTACCTGTCTTTGGATAACTTTTCAAGATATTTAAAGATCAATTTTGATTGTCTATCCTTAAACACTGAATTAGAAAAACAATAAAGATTACGCACTATTATTAGTGGTATCTATGTGCCTTTTATTATACCATAATCCACATAATTCAATAATTTTGGTGCTCGACATTAGgtttccttttgattttatCTAAAATAATCTGATTCTATGAGCCTAACACAATCTTTGGAATGGATAATTCTTAAAAATccacataattgaaaaatttggatcCATGGAATCCGCATGAACCTTGGCCCATCTTTTCCCTCTCGCTAAGAAGGTAGAGTACCCGTACAATTTGTGCTTTAATCAAAGAACCAACCGACCAAAACagaccagaaaaaagaaacccgCAGGAAAACAAGTGAGACGACGTTGGAATTTGAAAACCATCAACACGACCTGCgctactctctctccctctccctctccctctctctcgtccTCCTGCTATGTGAACCCTATAAATATCCCTGCACTGAACTCACTCCCACTTCAGGCAAAGCTTCCTAAAACCCGAGCTCTCTTTGCAAATTGACTCCCTCTCTTACTGTTTTCACTAGGATCTTCTCGTCACAATACATCAATGGCCAACAATAATGTCACCGGTTCTCCTCTTGAGAAAACCAGTTTGGCTTCGCTTGACCAGAGGCTGGCCATGGCCAAACGTTGCTCTCGCGGTATGCAACATTCCGTTACATTGAAAGTCCACGAATTAAGTTTGTCATGTTTTTGCAAAATTactgttcttcttttttgcaaaatggcTGAAGTTTGAATTTCTGATGTGCATCAAACAGAGGGTGTAAAAGCCGGAGCTAAGGCGGCTGTTCTGGCGGGGATAGCAACAGCCATCCCGACCGTGAGTCTTTGCATTGCCCATTTTGTCGGGATTTCTTTCTTCTGGAGATATTTGAtttaaatgtttttcaaattctttGGCTGAAACTTTTGTTCAATTCAAAGGTGTCtttttattgtacttttttcTCAATATGTACATGCTTAACTATGCAGTTGGCTAGTGCAAGGATGCTGCCCTGGGCAAGAACAAACTTCAACCACTCAGCTCAAGCACTCATTATCTCAACAGGTCGTTAGACATTAATCAGACTGACAATGATCAATGACTTTGTATCATAGATCTTCATGTAATAGACCAAATATTGCGATTATCTGACAGGAATATTTTCCTTATGACAGTTGCTGGAGCAGCCTATTTCATAGTTGCTGACAAGACTGTCTTGGCTACGGCTAGGCGGAACTCCTTCAAGCAAGTCCATAACACTGAGGCATGAAGTCAAAAACACTAGACAAGAAGCTTATGTGGCTTCCATTTCGAAGCAACTTGTTTCTGCGTGAACTAGAAAGCAGAGTACCACCTTGTATCACCTAAAAAATAAGAATGGGTTCTTCTGCTTCATCCTGAAGATGAATCTAGTTCACATTTTATATCAGAATGAAGAGCATGAGGATGTATTAAGCAATTTAGTGTAA
This genomic stretch from Eucalyptus grandis isolate ANBG69807.140 chromosome 3, ASM1654582v1, whole genome shotgun sequence harbors:
- the LOC104428299 gene encoding early nodulin-93 → MANNNVTGSPLEKTSLASLDQRLAMAKRCSREGVKAGAKAAVLAGIATAIPTLASARMLPWARTNFNHSAQALIISTVAGAAYFIVADKTVLATARRNSFKQVHNTEA